A window of the Roseburia sp. 831b genome harbors these coding sequences:
- a CDS encoding thymidine kinase: MAKLYFRYGAMGSSKTANALMVEYNYRERGKRALLAKPATDTRDGEKIVSSRMGLKRNCIWTEELLEMTDEQLKAYDCVIVDEAQFCSKEQVEFLTYIVDELHIPVICYGLRADFRNELFPGSMWLLAWADEIEEIKTVCWCGKAAKCNARFNEHGIVREGAQVVLGGNDSYIALCRQHLKEGNLGPAFQFEE; encoded by the coding sequence ATGGCAAAGTTATATTTTCGCTATGGAGCGATGGGAAGTTCAAAGACAGCAAATGCACTGATGGTGGAGTACAATTATAGGGAGCGTGGCAAACGCGCCCTGCTTGCAAAACCGGCAACAGATACCAGGGACGGGGAAAAGATTGTCTCATCCCGTATGGGACTAAAAAGAAACTGTATCTGGACTGAGGAGCTTCTTGAAATGACAGATGAACAGTTGAAGGCCTATGACTGTGTGATTGTGGATGAAGCACAGTTTTGCAGCAAAGAACAGGTAGAGTTTTTGACCTATATTGTGGACGAACTGCATATTCCGGTTATCTGTTATGGGCTTCGTGCAGATTTTCGAAATGAACTTTTCCCGGGAAGCATGTGGCTTCTTGCATGGGCAGATGAGATTGAAGAAATCAAGACAGTCTGCTGGTGCGGAAAGGCGGCAAAATGTAATGCCAGATTCAATGAACATGGAATTGTGAGAGAAGGGGCTCAGGTTGTATTAGGCGGAAATGATTCCTACATTGCTTTATGCAGACAGCATCTGAAAGAAGGTAATTTAGGCCCGGCTTTTCAATTTGAGGAATAA
- a CDS encoding ribonuclease H1 domain-containing protein: MASKFYAVRKGKTPGIYESWEACKRNVDGYPGAQYKSFKTRKEAEQFVGDACQKRKESESTQESIAKKQTGAAPSYVTEKLPQVFAFVDGSFNIATKTYGYGGFLQDGNERIVLQGSGTDEEMAAMRNVAGEVLGSMAAVQKAIELGKKEITIYYDYLGIEMWALGLWKRNKKGTIAYHDYMASVKDKIQIHFVKVKGHSGVEGNEEADRLAKEAVGIL; encoded by the coding sequence ATGGCATCCAAATTTTATGCAGTAAGAAAAGGAAAGACTCCGGGAATTTATGAAAGCTGGGAGGCGTGCAAACGAAATGTCGACGGCTATCCGGGAGCACAATATAAGAGTTTTAAGACGAGAAAAGAGGCAGAACAGTTTGTAGGAGACGCCTGCCAAAAGAGGAAAGAGTCGGAAAGCACACAGGAAAGTATCGCAAAGAAACAGACAGGTGCAGCGCCCTCTTATGTAACAGAGAAATTGCCACAGGTTTTTGCCTTTGTGGATGGTTCTTTTAACATCGCAACAAAGACGTACGGTTATGGTGGCTTTTTACAGGATGGTAACGAGCGCATTGTGCTTCAGGGCAGTGGAACGGATGAAGAGATGGCAGCGATGCGAAATGTGGCAGGTGAAGTGCTTGGAAGTATGGCAGCCGTTCAAAAAGCAATCGAACTTGGGAAAAAAGAAATTACCATATATTATGATTATCTCGGAATTGAGATGTGGGCACTTGGGTTATGGAAACGCAATAAAAAAGGAACGATAGCGTACCACGATTATATGGCATCTGTAAAGGATAAGATTCAGATTCATTTTGTAAAAGTAAAAGGGCACTCCGGTGTAGAAGGAAACGAAGAGGCAGACCGCCTTGCAAAGGAAGCGGTTGGAATCTTATAG
- a CDS encoding Maf family protein has translation MSQIILASASPRRKELLEQIGIEFEICPAKGEEVITKKIPSEVVEELSRQKAEEVAANLTSYQKNHQEIMTPQDMLVIGADTVVAVDDEILGKPKDEEDAYRMLRLLAGREHAVYTGVTLVLIDKSGKAGELVFYEKTSVFMREMSDLEINRYIATGEPMDKAGSYGIQGKCAIYIDKIEGDYNNVVGLPVARIYKELQKLGIDLYLW, from the coding sequence ATGAGTCAGATTATATTGGCGTCAGCATCTCCAAGACGCAAAGAATTATTAGAACAGATTGGAATTGAATTTGAGATTTGTCCGGCAAAGGGAGAAGAGGTTATCACAAAGAAAATCCCATCCGAGGTGGTGGAAGAACTTTCAAGACAAAAAGCGGAAGAGGTGGCAGCAAATCTGACTTCTTACCAGAAGAACCATCAGGAGATTATGACACCGCAGGATATGCTTGTGATTGGTGCAGACACTGTGGTTGCCGTTGATGATGAGATACTGGGCAAACCAAAGGATGAAGAGGATGCCTACCGGATGCTTCGCCTTTTAGCAGGAAGAGAGCATGCAGTTTATACCGGTGTGACACTGGTTCTCATTGATAAAAGTGGAAAAGCGGGAGAACTGGTGTTCTATGAGAAAACATCCGTTTTTATGCGCGAGATGTCGGACCTTGAAATCAACCGGTATATTGCGACAGGAGAGCCGATGGATAAGGCCGGTTCTTATGGAATCCAGGGAAAATGTGCCATCTATATTGACAAAATTGAGGGTGACTACAACAATGTGGTCGGATTGCCGGTTGCAAGGATATATAAAGAGCTTCAAAAGCTTGGAATTGATCTTTATTTGTGGTAA
- a CDS encoding glyoxalase codes for MQQYDEECIEVFLRDQLKLFPEEVAASKEEAEEFLEDCMAVVCKNIKEVKAYFKEEGADISGMSLGDLEEQEEVFALPSGRYLIVEA; via the coding sequence GTGCAGCAGTATGATGAGGAATGCATCGAGGTATTTTTAAGAGACCAGCTGAAACTTTTCCCGGAAGAGGTGGCAGCTTCAAAGGAAGAAGCAGAAGAGTTTTTAGAGGACTGTATGGCGGTCGTATGCAAAAACATAAAAGAAGTAAAAGCATACTTTAAGGAGGAAGGTGCAGACATCAGCGGAATGAGTTTAGGTGATTTAGAGGAACAGGAAGAAGTGTTTGCACTTCCGAGTGGTCGTTATTTGATTGTAGAGGCATAA
- the addB gene encoding helicase-exonuclease AddAB subunit AddB → MSLQFILGNSGSGKSSYLYQQILKEAQENPKQNYLVIVPEQFTMQTQRELVRLQENHAIMNVDVLSFARLAYRVFDELGKQNLVVLEETGKNLVLRKVAAEKQKNLCVLGGNMNKMGYISEVKSLISELTQYNISPEALQDFIHQEDLAENLRLKLQDVLVMYQGFSEFLRGRYITAEEVLSLLCDVAKESEIIRDSVIVFDEFTGFTPIQNQLFGVLLKLASKVLVTVTIDAKEDFYHCRGMQELFSMSKKTIATLLTIAGEEKIAVLDPVVLDKGAVLRYKEAPGLYFMEQNLFRPKHARFRQKKDEVQIFSCKDPKEELDFVAKEIAMLVRKESYCYKEIAVVTGDVATYANYVPEIFEKYEIPYFIDQTKNILFHPLTEFIRAALEVVESDFSYESVFRFLRSGLSGIETAEIDALENYVIAKGIRGAKRYSTVWRAVSRNGKEDLDALNATREHLIALLFPFYEELKKKDSNTLDMTKALYQLLVSLEVERQLKDKQEEYEQAGDLAKAKEYAQIYKIVMDLLDKIVSLLGEEQLTVGEYSDILDAGFEAAKIGIIPPGNDKILVGDIERTRLNHIKVLFFVGVNDGIVPKAANMGGIISQFEREKMAEHAMELAPGARERVFIQKFYLYLNLTKPSRHLYVTYSKVNADGKAMRRSYLIGTLLGMFENLTVKEIDQEKEAILVTPKSSLNFLLEGLWEEEPSEAWRTLANWYLSNPAYQKEVERLLSANCKSYEAEPISKAVVKALYGSVLTNSVTRLERFAACAFAHYLDYGLRLQEREEHQFASVDMGNIYHDALEAYAKKVKETGRSWSEIAPEEQERFITTCMDDAILKNQQVQVFEDARNGYLLNRMRETIKRTIWALTVQVQKGHFVPSEFEVSFERAGKLDAVHFTLSEEEKMQLKGRIDRIDLCETEDKVYVKIIDYKSGNTSFSLLNLYYGLQLQLVVYLNTAMEMMQKKYRKKQVEPAGIFYYHVTNPMVEGSGLESEEEIRRAVLEQLKLNGLVNENPDIYRQMDADFSGSSAVIPVATKTDGSLKATSKVASTEDFQIMSDYVNQIIRKTGQKIYEGDVAVYPYQMEQKSGCDYCPYHTICEFDPRLPGYEYHRLEKIGKESDILAKMKGNE, encoded by the coding sequence ATGTCATTACAATTTATTTTAGGCAATTCTGGTAGTGGAAAATCGAGTTATCTCTACCAGCAGATTTTAAAAGAAGCACAGGAGAATCCAAAACAAAATTATCTTGTTATTGTGCCGGAACAGTTTACCATGCAGACACAAAGGGAGCTGGTACGCTTGCAGGAAAATCATGCGATTATGAATGTAGACGTGCTTAGTTTTGCGCGCCTTGCATACCGTGTGTTTGACGAACTTGGAAAACAGAATCTTGTGGTATTAGAAGAGACCGGTAAAAATTTGGTACTCCGCAAGGTGGCAGCCGAAAAGCAGAAAAATCTTTGTGTATTAGGCGGTAATATGAATAAAATGGGTTATATCAGTGAGGTGAAATCACTGATTTCAGAGCTGACCCAGTATAATATTTCACCGGAAGCATTGCAAGATTTTATTCATCAGGAAGATTTGGCGGAAAATCTACGCCTAAAATTACAGGATGTGCTTGTGATGTATCAGGGCTTTAGCGAATTTTTGCGTGGGCGCTACATTACGGCAGAAGAGGTATTATCGTTACTTTGTGACGTGGCAAAAGAGTCAGAGATTATCAGGGACAGTGTGATTGTATTTGACGAATTTACGGGATTTACACCGATTCAGAACCAGCTGTTTGGGGTATTGTTAAAGTTAGCGTCCAAGGTGCTTGTGACGGTAACGATTGATGCAAAAGAAGATTTTTATCATTGCAGGGGGATGCAGGAACTTTTTTCCATGAGCAAAAAGACCATTGCAACACTTCTTACCATTGCGGGCGAGGAAAAGATTGCGGTATTAGACCCTGTTGTGTTAGATAAGGGGGCAGTCTTACGTTATAAGGAGGCACCGGGGCTTTATTTTATGGAGCAGAATCTGTTTCGTCCAAAGCACGCAAGGTTTCGCCAGAAGAAGGATGAAGTACAGATTTTTTCCTGTAAGGATCCAAAGGAAGAGCTTGATTTTGTGGCAAAAGAGATTGCCATGCTGGTGCGAAAAGAGTCTTATTGTTATAAAGAGATTGCGGTGGTAACCGGTGATGTTGCAACTTATGCCAACTATGTGCCGGAAATTTTTGAAAAATATGAGATTCCGTATTTCATTGACCAGACCAAAAATATTTTATTTCATCCGCTGACAGAGTTTATCCGCGCAGCCCTAGAGGTGGTGGAGTCTGATTTCTCCTATGAGAGCGTATTCCGGTTCTTAAGAAGTGGGTTAAGCGGGATAGAGACAGCGGAGATTGATGCACTTGAGAATTATGTGATTGCAAAAGGTATCCGTGGGGCAAAGCGTTATAGCACCGTCTGGAGGGCCGTATCGAGAAATGGAAAAGAAGATTTGGATGCCTTAAATGCAACGAGAGAACATCTTATCGCACTGCTATTTCCATTTTATGAGGAGCTGAAGAAAAAAGACAGTAATACGCTGGATATGACGAAGGCGCTTTATCAGCTTCTTGTTTCCTTAGAGGTGGAAAGACAGTTAAAGGATAAACAGGAAGAGTACGAGCAGGCCGGGGATTTGGCGAAGGCAAAAGAGTATGCACAGATTTATAAGATTGTGATGGATCTTTTGGATAAGATTGTTTCCCTGCTTGGTGAGGAGCAGCTAACCGTTGGGGAATATTCCGATATTTTGGATGCAGGCTTTGAAGCGGCAAAAATTGGAATTATCCCACCCGGTAACGACAAGATTTTGGTGGGAGATATCGAGCGAACCCGATTAAATCATATTAAGGTTCTCTTTTTTGTTGGGGTAAATGATGGAATTGTTCCAAAAGCTGCAAATATGGGAGGCATTATTTCCCAGTTTGAGCGCGAGAAGATGGCAGAACATGCGATGGAACTTGCACCTGGTGCGAGGGAGCGCGTTTTCATCCAGAAGTTTTATTTGTATCTGAATCTGACCAAACCATCCAGACATCTGTACGTCACTTATTCGAAGGTGAATGCGGATGGAAAGGCAATGAGACGTTCCTATCTGATTGGAACGCTGCTTGGTATGTTTGAAAATCTGACAGTGAAAGAGATTGATCAGGAAAAAGAAGCGATTTTGGTGACACCAAAGAGCAGTCTAAATTTTTTGCTGGAAGGATTATGGGAAGAGGAGCCGTCAGAGGCGTGGAGAACATTGGCAAACTGGTATTTATCCAATCCCGCTTATCAAAAAGAGGTGGAACGTCTGCTAAGTGCAAACTGTAAGTCTTACGAAGCGGAACCAATCTCAAAAGCGGTCGTAAAGGCATTATATGGTTCTGTTTTGACCAATAGTGTCACACGGTTAGAGCGTTTTGCGGCGTGTGCGTTTGCACATTATTTAGATTATGGTTTGCGGTTACAGGAAAGAGAAGAACACCAGTTTGCAAGTGTGGATATGGGAAATATCTATCACGATGCATTAGAGGCTTACGCCAAAAAGGTAAAAGAGACTGGAAGAAGCTGGTCTGAGATTGCACCAGAGGAACAGGAGCGTTTCATTACCACCTGTATGGATGATGCGATTTTAAAGAATCAGCAGGTGCAGGTATTTGAAGATGCCAGAAATGGATACTTGCTGAATCGTATGAGAGAGACGATAAAACGTACGATATGGGCGCTTACGGTGCAGGTGCAAAAAGGACATTTTGTGCCAAGTGAGTTTGAGGTATCGTTTGAACGCGCCGGAAAACTAGATGCCGTTCATTTTACTCTGAGCGAAGAGGAAAAAATGCAGTTGAAGGGTCGAATTGACCGAATTGACCTTTGTGAGACAGAGGATAAGGTGTATGTGAAAATTATCGATTATAAGTCAGGAAACACCAGTTTTTCTCTTTTAAACCTGTATTACGGGCTGCAATTACAGTTGGTTGTGTATTTGAACACTGCGATGGAGATGATGCAAAAGAAGTATCGGAAGAAGCAGGTGGAGCCAGCAGGTATCTTCTATTATCACGTGACGAACCCGATGGTAGAAGGAAGCGGATTAGAAAGCGAAGAAGAAATCCGACGGGCTGTTTTAGAACAGCTAAAACTGAATGGTTTGGTGAATGAAAATCCAGATATTTACAGGCAGATGGATGCAGATTTCAGTGGAAGCTCTGCCGTGATTCCGGTTGCAACGAAAACGGATGGTTCCCTAAAGGCAACTTCCAAAGTGGCAAGCACGGAGGATTTTCAGATAATGTCAGATTATGTAAACCAGATAATCCGAAAGACCGGGCAAAAGATTTATGAGGGTGACGTAGCGGTTTATCCATACCAGATGGAGCAAAAAAGTGGATGTGATTACTGCCCGTATCATACCATCTGTGAGTTTGACCCAAGGCTTCCGGGGTATGAGTACCATCGGTTGGAAAAGATTGGAAAAGAGAGCGATATCTTAGCAAAAATGAAGGGGAATGAGTAA
- a CDS encoding NAD(P)/FAD-dependent oxidoreductase, producing MSNYDVIIIGAGPSGIFCAYELIHANKDLKILMVEKGRRIEDRQCPKRKTKVCVGCKPCSITTGFAGAGAFSDGKLSLSPDVGGNLPEILGYDKTVELLKESDDIYLKFGADTKVYGVDKEKEIREIRRKAINANLKLIECPIRHLGTEEGYKIYARLQEHLLEEGVEMKFNTMVKDILIEDGVAKGIVTDKDETFYAKEIVSGVGREGADWFSHICKEHGIETQVGTVDVGVRVEVRDEVMDFLNKNLYEAKLVYHTPTFDDKVRTFCTNPSGEVATEYYDNGLAVVNGHAYKSQDMKTNNTNFALLVSKNFTKPFKTPIEYGKQIAQLSNMLCDGKILVQTFGDFKRGRRTTEERLCRNNLIPTLKDAVPGDLSLVFPHRIMVDIEEMIMALDKVTPGIASDETLLYGVEVKFYSNKVVVNQDFETSIQGLRAIGDGASVTRGLQQASANGISVARSILKAME from the coding sequence ATGAGTAATTATGATGTAATTATTATCGGAGCAGGACCTTCCGGTATTTTTTGTGCGTATGAATTGATTCATGCCAACAAAGATTTAAAGATTTTAATGGTGGAAAAAGGACGTAGAATTGAGGACAGACAATGTCCAAAACGTAAAACAAAGGTCTGTGTCGGATGTAAACCATGTTCGATTACAACCGGTTTTGCAGGGGCAGGAGCATTCTCTGACGGAAAATTATCCTTATCCCCGGATGTCGGAGGAAATCTGCCGGAGATTTTAGGATATGACAAAACAGTAGAACTGTTAAAAGAATCCGATGATATTTATTTGAAATTTGGAGCAGACACCAAGGTTTATGGTGTGGATAAAGAAAAAGAAATTCGTGAGATTCGTCGAAAAGCAATCAATGCGAACTTAAAATTAATCGAATGTCCAATTCGTCACCTTGGAACGGAGGAAGGATATAAGATTTACGCAAGACTTCAGGAGCATTTATTAGAAGAAGGTGTCGAGATGAAGTTCAACACCATGGTCAAGGATATCCTGATTGAAGATGGTGTTGCTAAGGGAATCGTTACCGATAAGGATGAGACATTTTATGCAAAAGAAATCGTATCCGGTGTCGGACGAGAGGGTGCAGACTGGTTCTCCCATATCTGTAAAGAACATGGAATCGAGACACAGGTTGGAACTGTCGATGTCGGCGTTCGTGTTGAGGTTCGTGATGAAGTTATGGATTTCCTCAATAAGAATCTTTATGAGGCAAAACTGGTTTATCATACCCCGACATTTGATGATAAGGTTCGAACATTCTGTACCAATCCGTCCGGTGAGGTTGCAACCGAATACTATGACAATGGTTTAGCTGTTGTAAATGGCCATGCATACAAATCCCAGGACATGAAGACAAACAACACAAACTTTGCACTTTTGGTATCCAAAAACTTTACGAAACCGTTTAAGACACCGATTGAATATGGAAAACAGATTGCACAGCTTTCCAATATGCTTTGCGATGGCAAGATTTTAGTTCAGACATTTGGTGACTTTAAGCGTGGAAGAAGAACCACGGAGGAGCGTCTTTGCCGTAACAACCTGATTCCTACCTTAAAGGATGCAGTTCCAGGCGATCTTTCTTTGGTATTCCCACATCGTATTATGGTGGATATCGAGGAAATGATTATGGCACTTGATAAGGTAACACCTGGTATTGCAAGTGATGAAACCTTGCTTTACGGTGTGGAGGTAAAATTCTACTCCAACAAGGTTGTGGTAAATCAGGACTTTGAGACCAGCATCCAGGGACTTCGCGCAATCGGTGACGGGGCATCTGTAACAAGAGGATTGCAGCAGGCTTCCGCAAACGGAATTTCCGTTGCGAGAAGTATTCTAAAGGCGATGGAATAA
- the addA gene encoding helicase-exonuclease AddAB subunit AddA yields MGVSWTSEQQKVIDLRNRNILVSAAAGSGKTAVLVERIIQKITSETNPVDIDRLLIVTFTNAAAAEMRERIGVAIEKKLGENPEDEHLQRQLTLLHNAQITTIDSFCLYVIRNHFHEIDLEPNFRIADEGELKLLREDVLKKVLERNYSENRKEFHDFVEGYASGRSDDALNDMILQLFSFSRSYPWPKEWLEKCASGYEIEDEKALNEAFWLRLLTRNINYICSDMVKLLEQALLLTRAEDGPFMYESAIQSDLLQYQRLEKAKTFTEIGECIGQISYETLSRKKFTGDVEKQEQVKALRQQVKDMTAKLKKQYFYTTMENTIEQLQKTRPMAEELVRLTLEFSDAFAAKKREKNLVDFSDLEHFALQIFVDEHTKELRKTADEFCEMFEEIMIDEYQDSNQVQESILSSISRKRKGQNNMFMVGDVKQSIYRFRLASPEIFMEKYDLYPLHPEDEANAKCQRIDLHKNFRSREEVLDYTNDIFYKIMARDLGNVQYDADAALYPGASYPESKQFAPELLLVDSQDELLEDTDYSDKKILEAKVLAKRIKRLLEEQLVTDKETGELRLAHYRDMVILLRSLNGWADRFAEVLAEEGIPAHTVSATGYFSATEVQVVLSMLKILDNPMQDIPLTAVLYSPICGLGEEDLAKIRLAYKEELFHVAVLKKCQEIQNKLENSNNSDNSGETLEEWEKKLAKFWNCYQNLRALVPDTPIHNLIEILLKETGYGNYAAAMPAGERRRANLAMLLEKAIAYENTSYKGLFHFVRYIEELQKYDVDFGEADTVGENEDVVRIMSIHKSKGLEFPIVFVSGLGKNFNKQDVRSKMVLHPVYGAGLDFMDGNRRLKSPTLLKRSIAKQIDMENLGEELRVLYVALTRAKEKLILTGSLKDAGAKLEAFRAQAECQVFEKSEHAPLSYLQRESATSYLDWILPALYEYHGRYPVTLVEVAELVTQEIVTQVDKQERYDKRKEEILTVPPEQVKELDARFSFRYPRQTDVTRKNKYSVSELKHRAMREKFEEEQEETVPVFLEEPVSYVPKFMQEVKSEEVNQGALRGTAVHRVMECYDFTSQNTVKEQIERLLLEEKLTKDMADLVKQNLVEQFIDSDTGMRMRVAAKKGQLYREKPFVMGFCEEELNKFGFGDETEHGHAEQNLTKIQEDDLTLIQGIIDVFWMEEDGIVLLDYKTDRVNSEQELIDRYQAQLALYAESLERIYTTEDGKRGTVKEKLIYSFSLGKLILVP; encoded by the coding sequence ATGGGCGTTTCATGGACAAGCGAACAGCAAAAGGTCATTGACCTTCGAAATCGAAATATTTTAGTATCTGCGGCAGCAGGTTCCGGTAAAACGGCTGTGCTGGTAGAACGTATCATACAAAAAATCACGTCGGAAACGAATCCGGTGGACATTGACAGATTATTGATTGTAACCTTTACCAATGCAGCAGCGGCGGAAATGAGAGAGCGTATTGGTGTTGCAATTGAAAAAAAACTTGGTGAAAATCCAGAGGATGAGCATCTGCAGCGGCAGCTTACCCTGCTTCACAATGCGCAGATTACAACAATCGACAGTTTCTGTCTTTATGTCATCCGAAATCATTTTCACGAAATCGATTTAGAGCCAAACTTTCGCATTGCAGACGAAGGTGAGTTAAAACTTTTGCGGGAAGATGTCTTAAAGAAGGTATTAGAACGCAATTACAGCGAAAACCGGAAAGAATTCCATGATTTTGTGGAAGGGTATGCGTCTGGAAGAAGCGATGATGCATTAAATGACATGATTTTACAGTTGTTTTCTTTTTCCAGAAGTTATCCGTGGCCAAAAGAATGGCTGGAAAAATGCGCATCTGGCTACGAAATCGAGGATGAAAAAGCGTTAAATGAAGCATTCTGGCTGCGGCTTTTAACAAGGAATATCAACTACATTTGTAGTGATATGGTAAAGCTGTTAGAGCAGGCACTTTTGCTGACGAGGGCAGAAGATGGGCCGTTTATGTACGAAAGTGCAATCCAGAGCGACCTTTTGCAGTATCAGAGATTGGAAAAAGCGAAAACGTTTACGGAGATAGGAGAGTGCATCGGACAGATTTCTTATGAGACACTTTCCAGGAAAAAGTTTACCGGGGATGTCGAAAAACAGGAGCAGGTAAAGGCGCTTCGTCAGCAGGTCAAGGATATGACGGCGAAGTTAAAGAAGCAGTATTTTTACACGACAATGGAAAATACAATCGAGCAGTTACAAAAGACCCGTCCGATGGCAGAAGAATTGGTGCGTCTGACCCTTGAGTTTTCCGATGCTTTTGCTGCAAAGAAAAGAGAGAAAAATCTGGTGGATTTTAGTGATTTGGAACATTTTGCACTCCAGATTTTTGTCGATGAGCACACGAAGGAATTGCGAAAGACAGCGGATGAATTCTGTGAGATGTTCGAGGAGATTATGATCGATGAATACCAGGATAGTAACCAAGTACAGGAATCTATTTTGTCCTCCATTTCAAGAAAACGAAAAGGGCAGAATAATATGTTCATGGTCGGAGATGTCAAGCAGAGTATTTACCGTTTCCGCCTGGCAAGCCCGGAAATCTTTATGGAGAAATACGATTTGTATCCACTGCATCCAGAAGATGAGGCGAATGCAAAATGTCAGCGTATCGACTTACATAAGAACTTCCGAAGCCGTGAGGAAGTTCTAGATTATACCAATGACATCTTTTATAAGATTATGGCAAGAGACCTTGGAAATGTGCAGTATGACGCGGATGCGGCACTTTATCCGGGCGCATCTTACCCGGAATCAAAGCAGTTTGCGCCGGAGCTTCTTTTGGTAGACAGCCAGGATGAACTGTTAGAGGACACGGACTATTCAGACAAAAAGATTTTAGAGGCAAAAGTGTTAGCCAAGCGTATCAAGCGTCTGTTAGAGGAGCAGCTTGTGACAGATAAGGAGACGGGAGAACTTCGCCTGGCACATTACCGCGATATGGTGATTTTGCTTCGCAGCTTAAATGGCTGGGCAGACCGTTTTGCGGAAGTGTTAGCGGAGGAAGGAATTCCGGCACACACGGTATCAGCAACCGGATATTTTTCTGCGACAGAGGTGCAGGTTGTGCTTAGTATGCTAAAAATTTTAGATAATCCGATGCAGGATATTCCGCTGACAGCGGTACTATATTCACCAATCTGTGGATTAGGAGAAGAAGATCTTGCCAAAATTCGTCTTGCATACAAAGAGGAGCTTTTCCATGTAGCGGTTTTAAAAAAATGTCAGGAAATTCAAAACAAACTTGAAAATTCTAACAATTCCGATAATTCCGGTGAGACTTTGGAAGAATGGGAGAAAAAACTGGCAAAATTCTGGAACTGCTATCAGAACCTTCGTGCGCTTGTACCGGATACGCCGATTCATAATCTGATTGAAATTCTGTTAAAGGAAACAGGGTATGGAAACTATGCTGCAGCGATGCCGGCCGGAGAGCGCAGAAGAGCGAATCTTGCGATGTTATTAGAAAAGGCGATTGCCTACGAGAATACAAGCTATAAGGGATTGTTTCATTTTGTCCGTTATATAGAGGAATTGCAAAAATATGACGTTGATTTCGGAGAAGCCGACACCGTTGGAGAAAATGAGGATGTTGTGCGCATCATGAGTATCCATAAAAGTAAGGGATTGGAGTTCCCGATTGTGTTTGTATCCGGTCTTGGAAAAAACTTTAACAAGCAGGATGTCCGCAGTAAAATGGTGCTGCACCCGGTTTATGGGGCAGGTCTTGATTTTATGGATGGAAACCGGAGACTGAAATCACCGACTCTTTTAAAGCGTTCGATTGCCAAACAGATTGATATGGAAAATCTTGGTGAGGAGCTTCGTGTCCTCTACGTTGCGCTTACAAGAGCAAAGGAAAAGCTGATTTTAACAGGAAGCTTAAAGGATGCAGGTGCAAAGCTAGAAGCTTTCCGTGCACAGGCAGAGTGCCAGGTGTTTGAAAAAAGCGAACATGCGCCATTATCTTATTTACAGCGTGAGAGTGCTACAAGTTATCTGGATTGGATTCTGCCTGCTCTTTATGAGTATCACGGACGTTATCCGGTGACGCTTGTAGAGGTGGCAGAGCTTGTAACGCAGGAGATTGTCACACAGGTAGACAAACAGGAACGCTATGACAAACGGAAAGAGGAGATTTTAACGGTTCCGCCGGAACAGGTAAAAGAGTTAGATGCGAGGTTTTCGTTCCGGTATCCAAGGCAGACAGATGTCACACGAAAAAATAAATACTCGGTTTCTGAGCTGAAACATCGTGCAATGCGTGAAAAATTTGAGGAAGAGCAGGAGGAGACGGTTCCGGTTTTCTTAGAAGAACCGGTTTCCTATGTGCCAAAATTCATGCAGGAAGTTAAGAGCGAGGAAGTCAATCAGGGAGCCCTTCGCGGTACTGCCGTGCATCGTGTGATGGAATGTTATGATTTTACATCACAGAATACGGTAAAAGAGCAGATAGAGCGTCTCCTTCTGGAAGAAAAGCTGACGAAGGATATGGCAGATTTGGTAAAACAAAACCTGGTAGAGCAGTTTATAGATTCTGATACCGGAATGCGTATGCGCGTGGCTGCAAAAAAGGGACAGCTATACCGTGAGAAGCCGTTTGTCATGGGATTTTGTGAGGAAGAACTGAATAAATTTGGCTTTGGAGACGAAACGGAGCATGGACATGCAGAACAGAATCTGACAAAAATACAGGAAGATGATTTGACTTTGATTCAGGGAATCATCGATGTGTTCTGGATGGAAGAGGATGGAATTGTCCTTTTGGATTATAAGACGGACCGTGTGAACAGTGAGCAGGAATTAATAGACCGTTATCAGGCGCAGCTTGCGCTTTACGCAGAGAGTTTAGAGCGAATCTATACGACAGAGGATGGAAAAAGAGGAACGGTGAAGGAGAAACTCATCTATTCGTTTTCTCTTGGAAAGCTGATTCTGGTTCCGTAA